Proteins encoded together in one Alteribacter keqinensis window:
- a CDS encoding methyl-accepting chemotaxis protein, producing MREKREHHDKRNRLMMKLLWVAYAIGLLSNFAAQVPARGLITYAAVGFFALGVITIITLKGWFPSYVQYIVVFNFLILIYFMVSTSPKLSNYIMVYVCVAFVTLYHNFRAIAMAAVGGLALTNYFFITFREEMFMGLGNDILVSLNILFIITTIALVAQAKMGENMQRNMSTQQNHIAAGKERVEGMLSEINHSIEILTKVTSRVNDQMKHTGAISKEITLSFTEMSKGIESSAASMTDIHQSVSHTGSAVKRVNDAAKLMYTLSKETASSTEEGHKKMNTLSSRMKEIHGGFEQQTSVVDQLYQESREIGNMVKAIKGISDQTHLLALNASIEAARAGESGRGFAVVANEVRKLAEDSNDSTKKISDKLTKIEADIAMVKEDMNVNRELVAANLTETFEASNRFDELMKHANETACKSEEVEAQMNEVDDETKRIINESATVSSYTQQSSAAVEEVLASVEEQYASIEDTLEQIDKLVSITKTLEEAAAGE from the coding sequence ATGAGGGAGAAAAGAGAGCATCATGATAAACGGAACCGGCTGATGATGAAGCTGTTATGGGTAGCATATGCCATAGGGCTGTTAAGCAATTTTGCAGCACAGGTACCTGCCCGGGGGCTGATTACATATGCGGCCGTTGGATTCTTCGCTTTAGGAGTCATTACGATTATAACGTTAAAGGGCTGGTTTCCGTCTTACGTTCAGTACATTGTTGTATTCAACTTTTTAATACTCATTTACTTTATGGTATCAACCTCGCCGAAACTATCCAATTATATTATGGTTTATGTGTGTGTGGCCTTTGTGACTCTCTATCACAACTTCCGGGCCATTGCCATGGCAGCTGTCGGTGGGCTTGCTCTTACAAATTATTTCTTTATCACGTTCAGGGAAGAAATGTTTATGGGGCTTGGAAATGATATTCTCGTTTCCCTGAATATTCTCTTTATCATTACAACGATTGCTCTTGTTGCCCAGGCAAAAATGGGGGAGAATATGCAGCGGAATATGAGCACCCAGCAAAACCATATAGCTGCGGGAAAAGAGAGAGTGGAAGGGATGCTGAGTGAAATTAACCACTCAATTGAGATACTCACCAAGGTTACGAGCCGGGTCAATGATCAGATGAAACACACGGGGGCGATTTCCAAAGAGATTACCCTATCTTTTACAGAAATGTCCAAAGGCATTGAAAGCTCGGCTGCGAGCATGACAGACATCCATCAGTCCGTGTCACATACGGGATCTGCTGTTAAGAGAGTAAATGATGCAGCTAAATTGATGTATACCCTTTCCAAGGAAACGGCTTCTTCCACTGAGGAAGGTCATAAAAAAATGAATACACTCTCATCGAGGATGAAAGAAATCCATGGTGGGTTTGAGCAGCAGACAAGCGTTGTGGACCAGCTTTATCAGGAAAGCAGGGAAATCGGCAACATGGTAAAGGCAATCAAGGGAATATCCGACCAGACCCACCTGCTGGCACTGAACGCCTCCATCGAAGCAGCCAGAGCCGGGGAGTCGGGAAGAGGTTTTGCTGTGGTTGCAAATGAAGTACGGAAGCTTGCAGAAGACTCAAATGACTCTACGAAAAAAATCAGTGATAAATTAACAAAAATTGAAGCTGATATTGCTATGGTAAAGGAAGATATGAATGTGAACCGCGAGTTGGTAGCTGCAAACTTAACTGAAACGTTCGAAGCAAGCAACCGCTTTGATGAATTAATGAAGCACGCAAATGAAACAGCCTGTAAGAGTGAGGAAGTAGAAGCGCAGATGAATGAGGTGGATGATGAAACAAAACGGATTATAAATGAGTCCGCCACTGTAAGCAGCTATACACAGCAGTCCAGTGCAGCAGTCGAAGAAGTACTCGCTTCTGTTGAAGAGCAGTATGCTTCCATCGAAGACACACTGGAACAGATAGACAAACTAGTCTCGATTACAAAAACCCTGGAAGAAGCAGCCGCAGGAGAATAA
- a CDS encoding HAD family hydrolase, with product MQVEKLYIFDLDGTLYEGTDHFDYYAKRLAIDVAEEDKEAFWADYEKSKNGEHVLEVGKAYDVEHDAVLTVDPMTLSVVEAHNWDGTKWPLEKVKDTYKGNLEFDFETIVAIGDGWWLPFACAKHYGVKDCYKRYCETKEYMVTDEFQLDPIPGLREFLLQLKEKTNIVLMTNSDADDVGRLFSELNLKGVFSKVVTSAKKPSLTDHYFNELTKEFGVKPSETVSVGDNFINEIAPALLQEMKAVYISGSSQAMEHDNLVQVKRITDWVESVKI from the coding sequence ATGCAGGTTGAGAAATTATACATTTTTGATTTAGACGGAACGCTATATGAAGGAACGGACCATTTTGATTATTATGCGAAGCGACTTGCGATAGATGTAGCAGAAGAGGATAAAGAAGCATTCTGGGCAGACTATGAAAAGTCTAAAAACGGAGAACATGTCCTTGAAGTAGGGAAGGCTTACGACGTGGAACATGATGCGGTTCTGACTGTCGATCCTATGACCCTTTCAGTAGTGGAAGCACACAACTGGGATGGAACAAAATGGCCATTGGAAAAAGTGAAAGATACATATAAAGGAAACCTTGAGTTTGATTTTGAAACCATCGTTGCCATTGGTGACGGCTGGTGGCTTCCTTTTGCCTGTGCCAAGCACTACGGCGTGAAAGACTGCTATAAAAGATATTGTGAAACAAAGGAATACATGGTGACAGACGAATTCCAGCTTGATCCGATTCCGGGTCTCCGGGAGTTTTTGCTTCAATTAAAAGAAAAGACAAATATTGTTCTCATGACAAACAGTGATGCAGATGACGTTGGCCGTTTGTTCAGCGAGCTCAATTTAAAAGGCGTGTTTTCAAAAGTGGTTACATCGGCGAAAAAGCCAAGCCTGACCGATCATTACTTCAATGAACTTACAAAAGAGTTTGGTGTGAAGCCTTCAGAAACGGTTTCTGTAGGTGATAACTTCATAAACGAAATTGCACCGGCCCTTTTGCAGGAAATGAAAGCGGTCTACATCTCCGGAAGCAGCCAGGCAATGGAGCACGATAACCTCGTCCAGGTAAAACGAATTACGGACTGGGTGGAGAGTGTTAAGATATAA
- the ald gene encoding alanine dehydrogenase — MKIGVPGEIKNNENRIALTPGGVLLLKQAGHDVYVEKNAGIGSGFTNEDYQEAGAEILTEAKDVWNRADMVMKVKEPLESEYQYFREGLVLFTYLHLAAVPELAKALTESKVTAIAYETVEVNRTLPLLTPMSEVAGRMAAQIGAQFLEKPKGGSGVLLSGVPGVKRGKVTIIGGGVVGTNAAKIAMGLGADVTIIDVNPERLRQLDDIFGTEINTLMSNPISIAQAVKESDLLIGAVLIPGAKAPRLVTEDMIKEMMPGSVIVDVAIDQGGIVETVDRITTHDNPTYTKHGVVHYAVANMPGAVPRTSTIALTNVTVPYAVQIANKGVVRAIQENPALKPGVNTAGGHVTYEAVARDLGYDYMPVENVL, encoded by the coding sequence AAAAGAATGCAGGAATTGGAAGCGGTTTCACAAATGAGGATTACCAGGAGGCAGGGGCAGAAATTCTGACTGAAGCCAAAGATGTTTGGAATCGTGCAGACATGGTGATGAAAGTAAAAGAGCCTCTCGAATCCGAATATCAATATTTCCGTGAAGGACTAGTCTTATTTACATATCTCCATTTGGCAGCAGTCCCTGAGCTTGCAAAAGCACTTACAGAGAGCAAAGTAACGGCCATTGCCTACGAAACGGTGGAAGTAAACCGTACGCTTCCTCTCCTTACACCAATGAGTGAGGTTGCCGGACGTATGGCTGCTCAGATCGGGGCCCAGTTCCTTGAAAAGCCAAAAGGCGGAAGCGGCGTGCTCCTCTCAGGTGTGCCGGGTGTTAAACGTGGAAAAGTTACCATTATTGGCGGCGGAGTTGTTGGAACAAACGCAGCCAAAATTGCCATGGGACTCGGCGCTGACGTTACGATTATTGATGTGAATCCGGAACGCCTCCGTCAGCTGGACGATATTTTCGGTACGGAAATCAACACACTTATGAGTAACCCGATTTCCATAGCTCAAGCGGTAAAAGAATCAGACCTTCTCATCGGGGCCGTATTAATTCCCGGAGCAAAGGCGCCTCGTCTTGTTACTGAAGATATGATTAAGGAAATGATGCCGGGCTCTGTTATTGTGGATGTTGCCATTGACCAGGGCGGAATCGTTGAGACAGTAGACCGTATTACGACTCACGATAACCCAACCTATACAAAGCATGGTGTCGTTCATTATGCTGTTGCGAATATGCCTGGTGCTGTTCCGCGAACGTCTACAATCGCACTTACAAACGTGACTGTGCCATATGCGGTACAGATCGCAAACAAAGGTGTTGTAAGAGCGATTCAGGAGAACCCTGCGTTAAAACCAGGCGTAAATACAGCGGGCGGTCATGTCACTTACGAAGCAGTGGCACGTGATCTTGGCTACGACTACATGCCTGTTGAGAATGTGCTTTAA
- a CDS encoding phosphate/phosphite/phosphonate ABC transporter substrate-binding protein, with amino-acid sequence MKKLFTVLMTSVIVAGLVACGESEGAQEETASNETDTEETTEDDDASEDDASEEEEEAADRPDSITMGFVPSTDSDQIAATVEPLAERLSEELGIEVEGTVMTNYSALVEAMGSGQVEVGFIPAFAYVLASERHDIEVILKSIRNGEDSYRAQYSVRADSGIESLEDLEGKVWAFPDVASTSGYLFPATQLRTELGVDEDDFFADLLEAGSHDNALITVLVGNADVATTFEDARDVIADDYPEVFDEETGLIQLGFTEPIPNDTISVIPGLGSFKDEIQQAFLSFNDNEEMIEIMQEVYRWDGIAEAADEDYDIVREAYELFSDEVDPLN; translated from the coding sequence ATGAAGAAGTTATTCACGGTTTTAATGACTTCAGTGATCGTTGCAGGGTTGGTTGCCTGCGGAGAGTCTGAAGGAGCTCAGGAAGAAACAGCTTCCAATGAGACTGATACTGAAGAAACAACAGAAGACGATGATGCGTCTGAAGACGACGCTTCTGAAGAGGAAGAAGAAGCTGCTGACAGACCTGATTCCATTACAATGGGGTTCGTTCCCTCTACTGATTCCGATCAAATTGCGGCGACTGTAGAGCCACTTGCAGAACGCCTTTCTGAAGAGCTTGGAATTGAAGTTGAAGGTACAGTTATGACAAACTACTCCGCTTTGGTTGAGGCAATGGGAAGCGGGCAGGTTGAAGTAGGGTTTATCCCGGCATTTGCTTATGTACTGGCAAGTGAACGTCATGATATCGAGGTTATTTTAAAGTCTATCCGTAACGGTGAAGACAGCTACCGCGCTCAATATTCTGTGAGAGCAGATTCCGGTATTGAGAGTCTTGAAGATCTCGAAGGCAAAGTTTGGGCATTCCCTGATGTAGCTTCTACCAGTGGCTACCTTTTCCCTGCTACCCAGCTTCGTACTGAGCTTGGTGTAGACGAAGATGATTTCTTCGCTGACCTCCTTGAAGCAGGTTCCCACGATAACGCCCTTATCACTGTACTCGTAGGTAATGCCGATGTAGCAACAACGTTTGAAGATGCCCGTGACGTTATTGCTGATGACTACCCTGAAGTATTTGACGAAGAAACTGGTTTAATTCAACTTGGATTTACTGAGCCAATTCCAAACGATACAATCTCTGTTATTCCTGGTCTTGGAAGCTTTAAAGATGAAATACAGCAGGCTTTCCTTTCTTTCAATGATAATGAGGAAATGATTGAAATCATGCAGGAAGTTTACCGTTGGGACGGCATTGCTGAAGCTGCTGACGAAGACTACGACATCGTCCGTGAAGCTTATGAGCTGTTCTCAGACGAAGTTGATCCGCTTAACTAA